The Paraburkholderia sp. PREW-6R genomic interval CAGCAGTTCCTCCGATTCCTCGTCTTCGTCTGCTTCGGCAGCTTTGGCCTGTTTTCGCGTTTTGCCCTGACTGCGCGGCGGCTTGCTTCCGGCGTCAGCGGCGGTTGCTTTGGCGCGCGTCCTGGCACTGCCAGTCGAAGCCGACGCGCCCGCGATGTGTTCGACCACGGTTGCAAATGAGTCCGACGGCGATTCCAACGCGTCGCCCGGTAGCATTGTCAGCACGACGATGTCATGCAGGCTGCGGCCGTCGACCGAATGCTCGCGCGGCGCGGTCGACCAATCCACGCCGGCCGCTGCAAACGCGCCTATCACACGTTCGAGCACGGCCGGCGACAACACGCCGCCGTCGTACAGATTGATAACGGCACGCTCGAAGATGACGAACGGATCCGATGCGCAGACTCTCGGCACTATTTCCCACTCCCTATTGCTGAGATACGTTGTCGTGACAGCGCTCGCCATGCCGAAAGTCATGTGCACGAAACCTGTAACGGAATCGGCAGGATCGCGCGTTGCTCGCCGTTGGATATCGCGCACACCATGCGTTCGCGCGTCCATCGGGCTATCAGGAGCATGCCATGACTTTGCCTTCCCAATCCGGCCGCGACGCGCGAGCCGCAGCCGCCGACGCCGATGCGGCCGCCGGAGCGGATGCACACGACGACACGCGGACGTCGCACGACGGCGAACCCCGGTCGCTACAGCGCCGCTCGCTGCTACGGGCGGCAGCGACAGGCGGAGCGGGTCTGTTATCGGCACGCATGGCCGGTGCGCAAACGGACGGCTCACAGGCGGGCCCGACGCAGGGTCAACCCGTCAATCAGGATCGCCAGCCGGGCTTCAACGCGGCAGATCAGGCCACCACGTCTGACATCATCGTGCAGACGTTGCTAGCGTGGGACGTGGACCACGTATTCGGCATGGTCGGCGACGGCATCAATCCGATTATCGAAGCATTGCGCGTGCATCAGGACAAGATCCGCTTCATCGGCGTGCGGCATGAGGAGGCCGCCGCGTTCATGGCGTCCGGGTGGGCCAAGGCGACCGGCCGGCTCGGCGTCTGTCTCGCGACCACCGGTCCCGGCGCGGTGCATCTGATGAATGGCCTGTACGACGCTCACTTTGACGGCGCGCCCGTTCTCGCGATCACCGGTCTCACGTTCCACGATCTGCTCGGCACGCGCTTTCAGCAAGGCGTGAACACGCCCGCGCTGATGCAGGACGTCGCGCTCTATAACATGGCGGTCAGCGGGCCGCGACATGCGCTCGTGGTCGCCGATATCGCCTGCCGCAGCGCGCTGGGCTCGCGCGGCGTCGCGCACCTTGCGATTCCGAAAGACGTGCAGGGCATGCGTCTCGCCGACGACAAGGCGTCGATGGAAAACCACGGCCTTCGCACGTCGACTGCGTGGAGCCGGCCCGCGGCCACGCCGTCACGGGCCGATTTGCAAGCCGCCGCCGACGTGATCAACGCAGGCCACCGCGTCGCCATACTCGCGGGCCAAGGCGCGCTCGGCGCAAGCACCGAACTCGAACAGATCGCGGCGCGGCTGAATGCTCCAGTGGCCAAAGCGCTGCTCGGCCGAACCGTGCTGCCGGACGATTCGCCGTATTCCACGGGCGGAATCGGCCACCTGGGCACCGTGCCGTCGGAAGAAGCCATGCGCCGCTGCGATACGGTTCTGATCATCGGCTCGACCATGCCCTGGGTGGACTCGTATCCCAGGCCCGGCAGCGCGCGGGGCGTGCAGATCGACCTGAAAGCGGACCGGATCGGCTTGCGCTTTCCGGTGGAAGTCGGCCTCGTCGGCGACTCGAACGAAACGTTGCGCGCATTGCTGCCGCTGCTGCGTCAGAAAGACGATGTGTTCCTACGCGAAAGTCAGGCACGCGTCACGCAATGGAATGCGTTGCTGGACCGCGTCGCTGCGACCGAGCGCACGCCGCTGCGACCGCAAAGCGTGATTCGCGCGATCAGCGACGCGCTCGCGCCGGACGCCGTGGTGTGCCTCGATTGCGGTGCCAACACACATTTCTCCGCGCGCTTCCTGACGCTGCGCCGGCAGCAGCAAGTCGTGGCTACCGGCATGCTCGCGACAATGGGCCCCGGCCTGCCGTTTTCGATTGCCGCCCAACTTGCGAATCCGGGGCGGCAGGTCGTTGCAATTGTTGGTGACGGCGGCTTTGCGATGTTAATGGCGGAACTCTCGACCGCCGTGAAAAACCGCTTGCCGGTCAAGGTAATCGTGCTGCGCAACGACATGCTGGCGGAAGTGGTCTTCGAACAGAAGGAATTGGGCAATCCGCCGTATGGGTGCGACCTGGGCGGCATCGACTTCGCCGCAGTCGCCGTGGCCTGCGGTGCGGCAGGTTCGCGCTGTGCGCAGCCCGGCGAGTTGAAGCCCGCGATCGACGCGTTGCTGCGCACCCAAGGCCCCGCATTGCTCGAAATTCACGTAGATCCTGCGGAGCCGGTTTCGATGCCGAGCCAGTTGAAGGCCTGAGTGCTGCGCGGCTGCCCGGCGAAAGGCGAGGAATAGCGCTTGCTGTCAGCCCGGGGACTTGAATGCATGCTTCTTCCAGTAGGACACCAGATGGCATCCGACCAACGCCTGCTTATCGTGTCACCGCATCTCGACGATGCGGTGCTGAGTTGCGGACTGCTGATGGCCGTTCATCCGGGCGCCACGGTGTGCACCGTATTTACAGCGCCACCGCATGAAAACATGTCCACAGACTGGGACAGACAATCCGGTTTCACTGACGCCTTCGAAGCGATGCAGGCGCGCAAGGCGGAGGACGTCCGCGCACTCGCATTGTTGAACGCGCAACCGTTCCATCTGCCGTTTTGCGACGCCCAATACCTATCCTCACCATCGAACGAATCGCTTGCTGCCGCACTTGAACAGATGATCTCCCGGCTCAAGCCTCCCCTGCTCTTCATACCGATGGGGCTTTACCACTCGGATCACACGCTCGTGACCGATGCCTGTCTGACCGTCATGAAATGTCACGCGCAGCGGCCTTTTCAGACTTATGTGTATGAAGACGTGCCCTACCGAAACATGCCAGGCATTGCTGAAGAGCGCAGGCGAGTGCTCGACGCACAAGGCTTCACGGCTTATCCCGCTGATGCCTTTCCGACTGAATATGATGCGCGGCATCATCAAACGAAGCATGCCGCCATTGCAGCCTACCAAAGCCAGTTGCGCGCCTTCGGTCCTGACGGCCTGGCGGGCCTGCATTCGGCGGAACGTTACTGGCGACTCGACGCCAGCGCTATCGTTCCTGCGTCGAGTTCATCGGATGACAGGCACAACGCTTGCTCGACGCTGTCATCGCATCGTTAAAAGAACGTGGATAGCATGGAAAGAAACCCGCTTGCCCGGCGCATTTCCGTTGTCGTATTGACCCATAATCGCGCCGACGAACTGATTGCCACGCTGGAGCATCTGGTGGCGCTTCCAGAAAACCCGACCATTTTCGTGGCCGATAACGCATCCGACGACAAGACTGTCGCGCTCGTCAAAGCGTTGTTTCCGATGGTGTGCATCATCGAATGCGGCGGGAATATCGGCGCTGCGGGCCGCAATCACGCCGCCGCCTGCGTAGGCACGGACTACGTGGCCTTCTGCGACGACGACACGTGGTGGGAACCCGGCTCGCTCGAGCGCGCCGTGCAATTGCTCGACGCATGGCCGAACGTCGGTGTGCTGAGTGCGCGCGTCGTAGTAGGTGAAGACGAAGTGACCGACCCGACCTGCCTTGCAATGCGCGCGAGTCCGCTCGGCAGTGACGGACTTCCGGGTCCGGCGCTGGTCGGCTACATGGCGGGCGCATGCGTATTTCGCACTGCCTTGTTTCGCGACGTGGGGGGCTATGAACCCCGGCTCTTTGTTGGCGGCGAGGAGGAACTGGTCGCACTCGACGTGCTTGCCGCGGAGCATGCGATCGTCTATTGCGACCAGTTGACGGTTCATCATCGCCCCTCCGCAAAACGTGATGCCGGCCTGCGGCGTCGCACGCTGGCACGTAATGCCGCGTGGGTGGCGTGGTTGCGGCTGCCCTGGCAGGAGGCGTGCCTCGCCACGCTGCGCGCGTTCAGCCTGCTTGCGCGAGAAGGCCATTTTCTGCAGGACAGCGTGGCGCTCGTTCGCGGATTGTCCTGGACGCTATTGCAGCGGCGCGTCGTGCCGCAGCATGTCCTTGCACTGCGCAAGCGTGTCCGGTCAACCAGCCGCCAGCTGTTTGCGGGAGCGGCGAATACCGGTACAAAAACCGCCGTCGGCAACATCGACGTGCGTACCTGAGCGGCTCCGGCCAAGCCGGAGGCCTCATACTGTTCCCGACGCTGCAGAAGCCGGAAAGCCTTCGACAGACTTACCCGTGCAATGCGCTATTTCCGCGATGAGTCTATCGGGCGAAACCGGCTTGCTCAAATGCGCGTTGAAGCCCGCTTGCGTGGATCGCAGGCGGTCTTCGGCTTCTGCGTAGCCTGTCAGCGCGATGGCCGCCATGCGGGAATCCGGCGGTATGTCGCGCTTGACTTCCAGCGCCCTGACCTCGCGCAGCACGTCGTAACCCTCCTCGCCCGCAAGCACAATGTCGCACAACAGAACCTGCGGCCATTCAGATGTTTCGGTTTCAGCCAACCATTCCAGCGCCTGCGCACCCGAGGACGCAAGCTGCACCCGTGCGCCATTCGCGCTGAGCACGGCTTCGAGCGCATCGCGCGCCTCTTCCTGATCGTCGATGGCCAGCACAAGCATTTCGTCGAGCGGCTGGCGACCGCCGACACCCCCGTTCGGCACGACATGCGTTGCCGCCCCCGCCACGGGATGAAGCGGCAGCATCGCGACATACGCAAGCCGCCCATGCAGCGGCATGAGCGTAAATCCGCCGCCCGCAGCAGCCAACGACGACTCCAGATGACGCGCGACGGGTTGCGACAGCTCGGCCGGCTCGCCGACCGCACCGAGCACACTGATCCACGCATGGTTGTTGTGACGCTCGACACGCAGCACGATGCGCTGACCCGGCTGCGTTTGCGCGATCTCGTTGCGGCATAACTCGACGATCAGCGGTTGCAACACGCTCGGATCGCCGGTCACGCGCAGATCATTGTCTGCAAGCTCCGCTTGCAAACTCACACCCCGCAACGTGGTGTCGTCGTGCAATGCATCAATGACACCCGCGGTCAGTGCAGCCACGCTTACCGATTGCGCAGTCAGCTTGCGCTGCGCATGTTCGAGTTCGCCTTGTTGCCATTGCAGCGACCACATCTTCGCATACACACCATCGCGCGAAAGCAATTCGCGGTGGGTTCCTTGCTCCACGACTCTGCCATGCTCCATCACGAGAATCCAGTCGGCATCGACCACCGTTGAAAGCCGGTGAGCGATGACGATTGACGTACGACCCTGCGCAAGGCGGGTCAGCTCTGACTGTATTGCGCGCTCAGAACGCGTGTCGAGCGCCGAGGTCGCTTCGTCGAATACGATGATGCGCGGGTCTTTCAGAATGGCGCGGGCAATCGCGATACGTTGCCGCTCGCCGCCGGAGAGCCGTACACCGCGCTCGCCGACACGCGTGTCGTAATGATCCGGCAATCGTTCGATGAACTCGTCCAGTTGCGCGGCACGCGCCGCCCGCACCACGTCCGCACGCGTCGCACCCGGTCGTCCATATGCAATGTTGTAGGCGATCGTCTCGTTGAACAGCACGGTATCCTGCGGCACGATACCAATCGCATCACGCAGGCTTTTCTGCGTGACCTGGCTGATGTCCTGCCCGTCGATGCGAATCGTACCGCGCCCCGGCTGATAGAGCCGGAACAGGAGTTTGATGATCGTCGACTTGCCCGACCCGCTACCGCCTACCACCGCGAGCGTCTTGCCGGCATACGCGTGAAAATCGACATCGCGCAGAATCTGGCGGGCGGGATCGTAGCCGAAGTCCACATGCTCGAAGTCGATCTTCCCCGCTGTTACTACGAGAGGCTTCGCCGCGGGGTCGTCGATATCCTCACCGACACGTCCACGCGTGTCGAGAATCGCAAACATGCGCTCCACATTCACCAGTGCGTCGTTCGTCTCGCGAAACACAAAGCCAAGCGTGTTCAACGGCATGCAGATCTGCACGATATAGGCATTGACCAGAATGAGGTCGCCGACGCTCAGGCTGCCCGCCACCACCTGCTGCGCAGCGAGCAGCATGATGGCCGCAATGCCAAGTGCAATTACCGTGCTCTGCCCGACATGCAACGCAGTCAGAGCGCGTTGATTCGCGGTTCGTGCGTGAACCCACTTATCGAGCACTTCGCTTAGCCGGCGAGTCTCGGTCTCTTCTGTCGCGAAGTATTTGACGGTATCGTAATTGAGCAGACTGTCCACCAGCCTGCCGTCCGACTGCGCTTCGAGCGCGTTGACCGCGCGTTGGAATGCAACGCGCCGCCGTGTGAAGATAAACGTATACGTCGCGTAGCAGATGAATGTCACTGCGATAGTGATCGTGAACTCGCGCGCGTAATTGCGCACCATGATCGCAATGATCGTGGTGATCTCGAACGCAGTCGGCACAATGGTGAAGAGCGCCGTGCCGAGTAGAAAACCAATTCCGTCGGCGCCTTTTTGCACGTCGCGTACGATCGAACCCGTTTCGCGCCGCGCGTGAAATCGCGCACTCATCCGATGCAGGTGCGAAAAGGTCCGCTCCGTGAAAGCCGCCACTGTGCGCTGCGTGACAATGCTGAACACCACGTCCCGCGCTTCGTTCAACGTATCGCCAAGTAGGCGCAATAGCGCATAAGCGAGTATGAGGAAAACGGGGAACAGCGCCTGGGCGAGCGGCCTGCTGAGCTCGTCGACAATATGCTTCAGCGCAAGCGGAATGAGTACGGTCGAAAGCTTGGCGGCCACCATCAATAACAGTGATAGGAGGGTGGCTTTGCGATAACGCCATACGGCACGCGTCAGATCGCCGGCAATCCGGCTCGTCAATCGTACGCGGGGCGGCTGTGCTGGGTTTGGCGTCATATTCATCGTGAAACAAGGTTTCGGCACGGCCGTCGGCACGGCGGCGTTCACTGAGCAAGCGTTGCGCCTGCTCGGTCATGGAAATACGACAGACATGCGGTATAACGCGCCACACTCCGCAGCGCCGCCCAGCTCAATCTATCGTAGTGCCAAGTATTGATGAAGGCAGGGAGTCAGGCGCGCCATTGTAAAAACAGGGAACGCCACAGCGCTTCTCCGGATAAAAATAAGGGCGCGCCTTCCAGCTATGCCCCGTGTACAAAGCGCTTGGCGCCTTTCACGGCCCCCGCGCCGCGATTGGCACACCGCATGCTCTGTCGCCACATGTCATCGTCGTTACAGCAAGCTGGTCTTTCTGCGTGCTCAGAGAAGCGATCATCGACGTCCCCCAAGGCCTTTTTCCAAGGAACCTCATGAAAATCGCTCTCATCAGTGAACACGCGTCGCCACTTGCTGCCGCCGGCGGCGTGGACAGCGGAGGACAAAACATCTATGTGGCGAATGTCGCGCGACAACTCGTCGAAATGGGACATCAAGTGGATGTCTTCACACGGCGCGATCGCGCGCTGCTCCCACTTATCTCCGAGATGGACGGCGCGCGCGTGATCCATGTGCCTGCGGGACCGCCGAAGCAACTGCCCAAAGAACAGCTGCTGCCATTCATGGACGAGTTCGCCGCGTTTCTGATCGAGTTCTTCCGGCGGGAGGAGGACCCGTATCAGGTCATGCATGCGAACTTCTTCATGTCGGGTCTTGCCGCGATGAAAGTGAAGGCCGCGCTGGGCGTTCCGCTTGTCACCACGTTTCATGCGCTTGGGCGCGTGCGGCGAATTCATCAGGGCGCCGACGATGGTTTTCCGGACGCGCGCTTCGCGATTGAAGACGAACTGGTAGCGCAGTCGGACATCGTCGTTGCCGAATGCCCGCAAGACGAAGCCGATCTGGTCGAGCATTACGCCGCCGATTCATCGCGTATTCAGATCGTGCCGTGTGGATTCGACGCGGACGAATTCAGGCCAATAGAACGCGCCGCCGCGCGCGAAGCACTCGGCTGGCACAAGGACGAATTCACAGTGCTACAACTTGGCCGGCTCGTGCAGCGCAAGGGCATCGACAATGTGGTGCGCGGCGTCGGCATCCTGAAACAGGTGTTCCGGGCGTCGGCTCGACTGTATGTAGTGGGTGGCAACTCCGACGCGCCCAACGAGATAGCCACGCCGGAGATCGCACGGTTGCGCGGCATCGCGCGGGAATGCGGAGTCGCCGAGCAGACTGAATTCGTCGGCCGCCGTGGCCGCGCACAGCTACGTTATTTTTACAGCGCCGCCGATGTGTTCGTGACCACGCCGTGGTACGAGCCGTTCGGCATTACGCCAGTCGAGGCGATGGCCTGCGGCACGCCTGTCATTGGCGCGGATGTCGGCGGAGTGCGCTATTCAGTCGTCGACGGCATCACGGGATTCCTGGTGCCGCCGCGCGACCCTGCCGCGCTCGCCTCGCGCCTCGACCAGTTGCGGCGTGATCCCGGTCTCGCGCGGCGCATGGGCGAAGCCGGACTGGCCCGTGCCCGCGCGGAGTTCACGTGGCGGGGTGTCGGCGATGCGCTCGCGCAGATCTACGCCCGCGCGGCACGGCTTGTGCCGGCCCGCATGGACGACGAGGGGACAGCGCTGCCGCAACGCGTCGCGTCGGGTTCGTCGTTTCGCTAGATTCCGCCACGCTTCGCGTATCGACGCCTGGAGATCGGGCACTGCCTGCTTGCTGGTGACCTGTCAACGCCGACGTTTTTCGTATGGATAGTCATGATGCGACCCGCTGTGTTTCTCGACAAGGACGGCACGCTGCTCGACGACGTGCCGTACAACGTCGACCCCGCGCTGATGCGTTTCGCGCCTGGCGCGCGGGAAGCGTTGACGTTACTTGCGACTCAGCCGTTTCAGTTGTTCATCATCAGCAACCAGTCAGGCGTCGCGCTTGGCAAATTCGAGCACGCGGCGTTGAGCCAGGTCGAAGCGAGATTGCACAGCATGTTTGCGGGATGTGGCGCGACGTTGAGCGGCATTTACTGGTGTCC includes:
- a CDS encoding glycosyltransferase, which translates into the protein MERNPLARRISVVVLTHNRADELIATLEHLVALPENPTIFVADNASDDKTVALVKALFPMVCIIECGGNIGAAGRNHAAACVGTDYVAFCDDDTWWEPGSLERAVQLLDAWPNVGVLSARVVVGEDEVTDPTCLAMRASPLGSDGLPGPALVGYMAGACVFRTALFRDVGGYEPRLFVGGEEELVALDVLAAEHAIVYCDQLTVHHRPSAKRDAGLRRRTLARNAAWVAWLRLPWQEACLATLRAFSLLAREGHFLQDSVALVRGLSWTLLQRRVVPQHVLALRKRVRSTSRQLFAGAANTGTKTAVGNIDVRT
- a CDS encoding thiamine pyrophosphate-dependent enzyme, yielding MTLPSQSGRDARAAAADADAAAGADAHDDTRTSHDGEPRSLQRRSLLRAAATGGAGLLSARMAGAQTDGSQAGPTQGQPVNQDRQPGFNAADQATTSDIIVQTLLAWDVDHVFGMVGDGINPIIEALRVHQDKIRFIGVRHEEAAAFMASGWAKATGRLGVCLATTGPGAVHLMNGLYDAHFDGAPVLAITGLTFHDLLGTRFQQGVNTPALMQDVALYNMAVSGPRHALVVADIACRSALGSRGVAHLAIPKDVQGMRLADDKASMENHGLRTSTAWSRPAATPSRADLQAAADVINAGHRVAILAGQGALGASTELEQIAARLNAPVAKALLGRTVLPDDSPYSTGGIGHLGTVPSEEAMRRCDTVLIIGSTMPWVDSYPRPGSARGVQIDLKADRIGLRFPVEVGLVGDSNETLRALLPLLRQKDDVFLRESQARVTQWNALLDRVAATERTPLRPQSVIRAISDALAPDAVVCLDCGANTHFSARFLTLRRQQQVVATGMLATMGPGLPFSIAAQLANPGRQVVAIVGDGGFAMLMAELSTAVKNRLPVKVIVLRNDMLAEVVFEQKELGNPPYGCDLGGIDFAAVAVACGAAGSRCAQPGELKPAIDALLRTQGPALLEIHVDPAEPVSMPSQLKA
- a CDS encoding glycosyltransferase family 1 protein yields the protein MKIALISEHASPLAAAGGVDSGGQNIYVANVARQLVEMGHQVDVFTRRDRALLPLISEMDGARVIHVPAGPPKQLPKEQLLPFMDEFAAFLIEFFRREEDPYQVMHANFFMSGLAAMKVKAALGVPLVTTFHALGRVRRIHQGADDGFPDARFAIEDELVAQSDIVVAECPQDEADLVEHYAADSSRIQIVPCGFDADEFRPIERAAAREALGWHKDEFTVLQLGRLVQRKGIDNVVRGVGILKQVFRASARLYVVGGNSDAPNEIATPEIARLRGIARECGVAEQTEFVGRRGRAQLRYFYSAADVFVTTPWYEPFGITPVEAMACGTPVIGADVGGVRYSVVDGITGFLVPPRDPAALASRLDQLRRDPGLARRMGEAGLARARAEFTWRGVGDALAQIYARAARLVPARMDDEGTALPQRVASGSSFR
- a CDS encoding ATP-binding cassette domain-containing protein, translating into MTPNPAQPPRVRLTSRIAGDLTRAVWRYRKATLLSLLLMVAAKLSTVLIPLALKHIVDELSRPLAQALFPVFLILAYALLRLLGDTLNEARDVVFSIVTQRTVAAFTERTFSHLHRMSARFHARRETGSIVRDVQKGADGIGFLLGTALFTIVPTAFEITTIIAIMVRNYAREFTITIAVTFICYATYTFIFTRRRVAFQRAVNALEAQSDGRLVDSLLNYDTVKYFATEETETRRLSEVLDKWVHARTANQRALTALHVGQSTVIALGIAAIMLLAAQQVVAGSLSVGDLILVNAYIVQICMPLNTLGFVFRETNDALVNVERMFAILDTRGRVGEDIDDPAAKPLVVTAGKIDFEHVDFGYDPARQILRDVDFHAYAGKTLAVVGGSGSGKSTIIKLLFRLYQPGRGTIRIDGQDISQVTQKSLRDAIGIVPQDTVLFNETIAYNIAYGRPGATRADVVRAARAAQLDEFIERLPDHYDTRVGERGVRLSGGERQRIAIARAILKDPRIIVFDEATSALDTRSERAIQSELTRLAQGRTSIVIAHRLSTVVDADWILVMEHGRVVEQGTHRELLSRDGVYAKMWSLQWQQGELEHAQRKLTAQSVSVAALTAGVIDALHDDTTLRGVSLQAELADNDLRVTGDPSVLQPLIVELCRNEIAQTQPGQRIVLRVERHNNHAWISVLGAVGEPAELSQPVARHLESSLAAAGGGFTLMPLHGRLAYVAMLPLHPVAGAATHVVPNGGVGGRQPLDEMLVLAIDDQEEARDALEAVLSANGARVQLASSGAQALEWLAETETSEWPQVLLCDIVLAGEEGYDVLREVRALEVKRDIPPDSRMAAIALTGYAEAEDRLRSTQAGFNAHLSKPVSPDRLIAEIAHCTGKSVEGFPASAASGTV
- a CDS encoding PIG-L family deacetylase, coding for MASDQRLLIVSPHLDDAVLSCGLLMAVHPGATVCTVFTAPPHENMSTDWDRQSGFTDAFEAMQARKAEDVRALALLNAQPFHLPFCDAQYLSSPSNESLAAALEQMISRLKPPLLFIPMGLYHSDHTLVTDACLTVMKCHAQRPFQTYVYEDVPYRNMPGIAEERRRVLDAQGFTAYPADAFPTEYDARHHQTKHAAIAAYQSQLRAFGPDGLAGLHSAERYWRLDASAIVPASSSSDDRHNACSTLSSHR